A genomic window from Nicotiana sylvestris chromosome 11, ASM39365v2, whole genome shotgun sequence includes:
- the LOC138881094 gene encoding uncharacterized protein yields MSEQVGSKIVIRLSIKSRGGEYEPLKTYFPNEEVLFVGEDITEAYDGWRMFFDGAANFKGVGIGAVLVSETGQHFSVSTKLRFPCTNNMTEYKACILGLNMAIYMNIQELLVIGDSNLLVHQVQGEWATKNSKILLYLHHVQELRKRFTKTEFWHFPRIQNEFADALATLSSMIQHPDKNFIDPIPVRTHNQLAYYAHVEEETDGKPWFHNIKEYLVKGEYPEYANNTKQHTLQRLSNHFFHSGGNLYRRTPDLGLLRCVDAKEASKLLEEIHAGTCGPHMKGFTLAKRILRASYFWMTMETDCVQYVRKCYQCQVHADMIKVPPNELNATSSPRSFATWGMDVIGPIEPTTSNEHRFILVAIDNVTKWVDAASYKAVTKKVMADFVCDQIICRFGVPKSIITDNATNLNRYLMKAMCETFKIKHKNSTTYIP; encoded by the exons atgtcgGAACAAGTTGGATCGAAGATTGTCATAAGGCTTTCGATAAAATCAAGGG gaggagaatacgaacccttgaaaacgtattttcctaatgaagaagtgtTGTTCGTGggagaagacattactgaagcatacgacggttggaggatgttctttgatggagctgcaaatttcaaaggagtgggcattggagcagttctGGTATCAGAAACTGGCCAGCATTTTTCGGTGtctactaaactcagatttccatgcaccaacaacatgacaGAGTATAAAGCCTGCATACTggggctcaacatggcaatctacatgaatattcaggagctactggtaattggtgattcaaatttgctcgtgcaccaggtacaaggagagtgggccaccaagaattctaaGATACTACtgtatctgcaccatgtgcaggagtTGAGAAAAAGGTTCACGAAGACAGAGTTTTGGCATtttcccagaattcagaatgagtttgctgatgctttggctaccttgtcatccatgatacaacatccagataagaatttcattgatcccatcccagtgagaACCCATAATCAACTAGCTTActatgctcatgtcgaggaagagacagatggaaaaccttggttccataacatcaaggagtatttggtgaaaggagaatacccggagtaTGCGAATAATACTAAACAACACACACTACaaagattgtccaatcacttcttccacagcggagggaacttgtatagaagaactcctgatttgggattgctaagatgtgtcgacgcaaaagaggcttctaaactactcgaggagatacatgctgggacctgcggcccgCATATGAAGGGTTTCACCTTGGCCAAGAGGATACTTAGGgccagttacttttggatgactatggagacagattgcgtccagtatgtccgcaaatgctaccaatgtcaagtgcatgccgatatgataaaagtaccgccaaatgagctcaatgcaacaagctcacctcgGTCATTCgccacttggggaatggatgtcatcggtccaatcgagcccactacttcaaacgagcataggtttattctagtagccatcgACAACGtcacaaaatgggtagatgcTGCATCTTACaaggcagtaactaagaaagtcatggcagattTTGTCTGTGACCAGATTATTTGTCGGTTTGGAGTTCCAaaatcaatcatcactgataatgccaccaatctcaatagatatctgatgaaagccatgtgtgaaactttcaaaatcaagcacaagaactccACAACATACATACCTTAA